From the genome of Rhinolophus ferrumequinum isolate MPI-CBG mRhiFer1 chromosome 24, mRhiFer1_v1.p, whole genome shotgun sequence:
CATGCGGGGCCAGGGCCGCCTCTCCCTGGTTCACAAAGCTCCCTCATCCTGAATTGAATTCATCCTCTGCCTTACCCCAAACCTGCCCCTGTCCTTTATACCAAACGAATGTCATCTGTCCTGATGCCCCAAATCTGACAacacctttcttcttccttcttatttGTCCCCAAATCCTACCAACTCTGCCCTTCAAGTGGTTCTTGAACCTCATGCCCTCTCTCCGATCCCACGGCCACCGCCACATCAGTCTGAGCACCAACATCTCTCTTGAACTCTTTCCAACCATCTTCTAACTGCTCTGAACTCCTAACTGCCTCTACTCACACACTGCCCTTGTGCCCAAACCAGGCCCACACTGTGGCCACAGCGATGTCCCCAAAGCTCTGATGTGACCCTGGCCCCGCTCCGCTGAACTCTCCTCAAAGGCATCCACTGCCCTCATAACGAAGTCCCGGCCTCTGGGATGAACCCGAAGGCCCTTCAGCATCAGGTCCTCACTGACCTAGCCACAGCCCTAAGCTCCCTCCATCGTCTGCCCCCACCTTTTGCTCCGACTGAACTTTTCATTCTTCCTGAAAGTGCCATGTCCTTTTAAACACCTGTACCCCTGAGCATTCCAGGGCAGGAGCATTCCCTCCTCAGTTCTAAGCGCCCTGTGCTCTTCCTTTCTGCTTTGCACTGAGGACCTTATTGTCAGGACAAACTTTCgggcctccccccgccccccacctgtTCTTCCTCAGAAGGGATCGTGGCAGTGCTAGCATCTACCATTTACTAAACGCTGCCCACAGGCTGGGTGCTGCTGAGGGTTTGAATAGCGTGTCACTTAATCCTCAGACAAAAGCATCCTGTCTCTCTCATTTTagggatgaagaaactgaggcccagtgaggctAAATGAGTTTCAAAGGAAATTGgcttataaatagaaaattaggATTAAGTTTTACTTTAGGGCCTACTATTCGTATTTCATGTGTTTGGTCCTTGGTCTCGGCATAGGAgctggcacatagaaagtactcaacaaacattcactgaataACGAGGCAAGGTTCCTGCATATAAATGACCCTCCAAAACCCTCAATCGGGAGCATGGAAGAGAGACCAGCTCAGGCTGGGAGGATGGAGGAAAGCCTGTGTGTGCCAGGCTGAAGAAGGAGGTATAGCAATTAGCCACCCGAAAGGAACGGCTGGATGAATGGGTAGAGAATTAAGGAAAGCTAGTGTATAAGGCTGCCTCTTATCACGCCAACCCGAAGACCTATGGGAGCAAAGTCCAGGTCATGTTCAAGGAACGGTGCTGAGCACAGCTGAGGGCCTGTGCTAAGTGCGTATCCTGTCCCCCCTGGGCCGTGCCAGCTCCCCACCTGTATAATCTCCTTGAGCTCTTCCATGGGCCTCTCTTCCAGCTCTCTGATCTGAGTCATGGCTTCATTAAAGCTGGACATCTGAGAAGACAGTTCCTCCTCGTCCTTGGAGAACTAAGGGGGCCAAAAGGAGAGACACAATGATATGGCCCCGTTCCCTCAGCAGGCCGTTTCTGACCTGCCTGAGCCCACCCTGCCCCTTACATCGCCTGCGTTCAGCGCTCCACCAGAGCTGGCTTCCATCTCTTCTGTTTTGATCTGAGTTGGCTGCTCCCCACTGGACCCGCTGTGGGGGCTCAGCTCCTTGACCCTGAGGAAACAAGGTCTCAGACCCCATAGCAACCTCCATGGCACTCACAAGAGTACTCCACCCCTCAGACTGCAGGTTTGAGGCTTCAAGGGGATGGGGTAGCAGCTTTGCCTTTGGCCTCGAAGACTCTCGTGTACACTGACTCTCCACCACAACCTCAAGGGGATTAGGACAGACCTTCTAGCATCATGTCTGAAGCGCCAAGCCTCAGATTCCCGGAAGCGCAGAAGAGTAGACAGCGGGCTGAGGCCCAGAGCCTCCGCCCCTCTCATCACTGCCCTTCCTTTCCCCGCTCCCACACCCTCCTCCGCACCCCACCTGGCCATTGGGACTGGTACCTGTCTGCATATCTCAGTGTGTTTAAGGTATATTCATACGAGCCTATGCCCGGTGAGATAGTGGCAATCTGCAAAAGAGGGAATGGGTGGTTAAAGGTGGAGGATCGCGGGGACAGGCTGCCAGGAGGAGTCTCTCCAAGCCATTGACACCCACATGGTATTGGAGGGAGAGCTCATTAAgcacccactctgtgccaggcaacTTGCTCCATGGGCACTGCAAATTAAGATGCCTTAAAAATCGGTCCCCTGCGTTGAAAGGCGCATCTGATTACCCGCTGCTTCTTTATCTCTTCACTGACCCATTCTCCTCCAAGGTCACACCTTAAGGCTCTGTGGCTACTGCTGGACCCTCAGCTCGCCCAGGCTCAGGGTTGCCTCAGGGAGAAGGGTGTAGAGCTTCCTCAGAACTCCACATCTtccccaggaggcaggggagaggatattccctggagggaagggaggcagaCCCTAGCTAGAAGGGCTTGTGGATAAAATAAAGACGGGAGCAGAAGCCACTCAAGACGACAGCCCTTTCCTGTCTCCTAGGGTGGGAGCCAAGGAACCCGAGGAAAGCTACAGAAGCTAGGACTTCCCTTTCTGCTTCCCCAAAGGGCCTTCTGAATTCTGGAGCCCCTTTCCACCAGTTAAGGAAGGAACGACCTCCCCCAAACCCAGAGCTGCATGGACATACAGTAAAGGGATTacatcctttcctcccctcttggGTAGGCAAAGAGGAGCCTGGTGCTGAAAGGCAGGGGGTGAAGCCCAGTCAAGTTAGAGCCTAGAAACCCAGACAACCAAGGCATCAGGCCTCCTACCCAGGATAGGACTAAGCACCCCACACTCACCATGCAGGTCCTTGAGTTCTCCCCGATAAAGGAGTCCCGTAGCACCTGTGTCAGCTTGCTCTCGCGGAACGGGGTGTGAGCCTTGTTCTCTCCTAGGGCCCTGATGCACTCCTGTGGGGCAGCAGGTGCAACTGAggcccctgccttcctcccacgctgcccacttcctccctccatcGATTGCCCGATACCTTCAGAGCCAGGAGACTTTTGTTGATTTCTGCACCCTCCATGCGGGTCTGCCGGTCAGCACTGGAAGTGTCGGAACCTCGCTCATTCCCTGCCAGATCCACCAAAGAGAACTTGCCATGCACTCTCCCTTTGGTTCGAAGAAGAATCTGGAAGCAGGCATGGGAGCGGGAAGAGGTGAAGTTGGCAAATGTCTGCCCAGAGGTCCTGTGGCAAAGGAGGGCAAAGGAAGGCTATGAGTTTCTGAAGTCACCAGCCACCATGGCACCCCAGTCTAAGCCACCCCAGTTCACAGCAATGAGTTCTGTGGGAAGAGAGGGACACATGTCAGGACTCTAAGAAAAGTCCTGCGTCTTTTTGTCCCAGACTTCTGTTCTGCCCTCCCTCGGCAGCAGCTCTCCCTCCAGCTCTGGACCTAGTAAGTTTTCCTGCCAGTCAAAGTACTGGATTCTGTGCTAGAGGCTTGGCCAGACCTGGGGGCCATCAAGACATGGGAAAGGAGAGTTGCCTCAGTTGCAGGGGACCCAGGAACGAGGGATTGTCATGAACTTGACAGAACTTGACGGTACCACAGAGCTtgctccctgggcctccaggaGCTGCCCAGCACTCCAGGGCAGCACGCCTAGGGAGGGCCCTGCAGGAAGGGCCCCTCCCTACCACCTCGAGCCTAGAAACAGGCGCAGAGCTCCTGGGTCCCACCACAGAGAGGGGGAACAGCAAACAGAAACCCAGAGAAGTCGGAAGCCTGCCTTTGGGCTAAGAGTCTGGGAATAAAGCCTGCCGTGCTTAGACTTAAGGCACTTTGACTTGCTCCTGATGGGCCTGGGTCATCCGCCCCATTGAGACCCTTAACGCAGAGGCCTTCACAGCCCTGACCACGCTGAGCACACACAATGGACTCGCAGCCAGTCTCTGTCCCCTGACCTGGCATGAGAAGGTGGCCCCTCCCCTGCCAGAACTCTGACCTGCTGGCACTGCCTACGTCGATCATCTTGATGACATCGTCTGCACAGCTCACCAGGCGCTCCTGCAGCCCCCACCACCTGCACCTGCTGCCTGCCATCCTCCAGCACGCGCAGCTTGGCCCTCTGTTGAGCAGGTCGAACAGCTGTGCCAGGAAGGGAAACAAGCCATCAGTGCCGGGCACCCACCTGACTCCTCCCTCCTTCAGGGCCTGACCCTGGGCTGGCAGCAGGAACGGCGGGGCTGGGCAGGCCAGCACGGCAGTTACATGTGGGTTCTGAACTGGGCTGCCTCAGCTTGATGCGACTCTTGTTgctttactagctgtgtgagccTGGGTAAGTACTAACCAGTCTAGGCTTAGTTCTCATCTGCAGAACAGTGACAGTAATACTTCCTTGTCAGTTGttgtgatgaataaatgaattgaaacAAGGGCTTAGAATAGAGCATAGCACATAATGTCATATTACTAATCAACGTTAGCTATTCTTATTTAGATCCTGCGCTGAGGAAGGCAATTCTGCAAACAACAGAGTATagaaacatgtgtgtgtgtgtctgtgtattatacatcacatatatatatctatacacacacaggggaaggaagggaggatggaTATGAACATGAGAATGAATGTGTGTAATCAGGAGAAGAGAAAGTATGAAGGAGGTGGGTCGAGGAAGCACAGGGCACACACAAGGAGAACCTCACCTCTGCGAGGGAAGCCCTGAGGATTCCTGCCATACTGGTTGAGCTGGGGTTCCATCCCACCATCAGATGACCCGTACCTACCCACGTGTCAGGGCAGAGTGGCCCAAAGGCTTCACAGCCCACAGGTTGTTTGGCTTCTACAATGTCTAGCCAACCTCAAGGTTTTAGAAAGTTCAGGAGCCCCGACAGCATGAATGGACTCCCTGCCAGCTACCTTCCCATTGTAAATCTCGAAGAATGTCACATAGACTTCCAGACCCAGTTTCCGGTAGCGGGGCTGTTCTTCAGGAGGAAGACATCCTGGGCTGTGGGCGAGAGCCTGGATTAAGAAAGCAACCTGCCTTTCTGTGCCCAACCCCACTGTGGCAGAACACAATACTCACAGGCCATCGCGTAGATCCCTTTGGATGCATTCTGGGCTTTCCCAGAGAGGTCTCCGCCCATAGTCTGCAAAGGGAAGGGGCAGAAGACCTTGGTAAAGGGCCCTTGGCTGAGGCTAGGGCACTGCTGGCTCCATCACCACAGTGGGCCACACCAAAGCCAGGAGGCTGGACCTGGGAAGGCCCGTCCCTGCACATGACACAGCAAGCGTATCTGGTGATGGGGCATCTGCACCGAGGGGACTTTCTGCAAGAAACTCACTGTCTTCATTTTCAGGGACCTAGTGCTGCACTATGGGCAGGCTCGCTCCCTGCCATGCCCGAATACTCACATGTGTCTTGCCACTTCCCGTCTGGCCATATGCAAAACAGGTTGCTTTTCTGCCTTGGAAAATTGCGTGTACCAGTGGCCTTGCTGTGTACCTAGGAGAAAGGACAGGAAAGTGTTTCTCCCTCCCCAAAATGTGCGCCCTGGCACACGGTCCTGCTGCTCCCATCCGCTGCAGAACTCCTGGGGCCTTAATGCCTCCTTCCAAACACCAGCACGCCTCTGCTGCAAAGTGGTCCCAGCTGACCCCAGCCCCTTACAAATCGGGAATTTTCCCTACCCTACTGGGGAGGGCTGGACTGGCCTGCCAAGAGCACACTGATGGCCCACACTCTGAGCCACCTCTCACTCCGGAGACACAAAAGGAAAGCCTGAGCTTAGCAGCCAACTTCTAGCATAAGATACACTACAAAGATCAGAGGAAACCCTCTACAGCAGGAGCCtaaagtattttaggctttgtggtcCACATGGATTTGTCAcacttttctaaatataaaacaattcttCTTCTGAAAGCCATATAAAAAGGAATTGAGCCAAATTTGGCCCA
Proteins encoded in this window:
- the LOC117016893 gene encoding kinesin-like protein KIF2C codes for the protein MEASSGGALNAGDFSKDEEELSSQMSSFNEAMTQIRELEERPMEELKEIIQVSSRPCAWPCSWKSRPANKSAARNGPSDDCK